A segment of the Trichocoleus sp. FACHB-46 genome:
TTAAGGGAGCTGCGGCTGGGATGGACCGGGCAACCGCCGATTACATTGGCATGATTGCCACCGTCATGAATGCCATGACCTTGCAAGACTCTCTTGAACAAATGGGCGTGCCCACAAGAGTGCAAACTGCGATCGCCATGCAAGAAGTGGCAGAACCTTACATTCGGCGGCGAGCCATTCGTCATCTCGAAAAAGGGCGAGTTGTGATCTTTGGGGCAGGCTCCGGCAATCCCTTCTTCACGACCGACACCACAGCAGCGCTGCGAGCAGCGGAAATTAGCGCCGATGTTTTGTTTAAGGCTACTAAGGTAGATGGTGTTTACGACTCCGATCCGCACCAGAACCCCAACGCGCGTAGGTACCAAAGCCTCACCTACGCCCATGTTTTGCAGCAAGATTTGCGCGTGATGGATAGTACTGCGATCGCACTGTGCAAAGATAACAACATTCCTATCATTGTGTTTGACCTCTCGGTACGCGGTAACATTCTGCGGGCCGTGACGGGAGAAACAATTGGAACGATCGTGGGAGGTTCTTGTGAAATTAGCTGACGCTGAAAATTCGATGCAAAAAGCCGTTGAATCAACTCAACGGTCTTTCAATACAATTCGGACTGGACGAGCCAACACATCTCTGCTCGATCGAGTCATGGTGGAGTATTACGGAGCCCCAACTTCTCTCAAGTCTCTAGCAACTATCAATACGCCAGATGCCAGCACGATTACGGTTCAACCCTTCGATCGCGGTAGCTTAAACTTGATTGAAAAAGCCATTTCCCTATCCGACATTGGCTTAACTCCTAGCAACGACGGGTCCACCATTCGCCTAAATATTCCACCGCTCACTAGCGATCGCCGGAAAGAACTCGTGAAGCTAGCGGCCAAGTTTGCCGAAGAAGGCAAAGTATCAGTTCGCAATGTGCGTCGCGATGCGGTCGATAGCGTCCGCAAACAAGAAAAAGCGGGCGAAGTGTCCGAAGATGAAGCACGGGACTTGCAGGATAAAATTCAAAAGCTGACGGACAAGTACATTGCCAGAATTGAAGAAGTTTTGGCAGAGAAGGAGAAAGATATCACCACCGTCTAGAGTGTTCTGCTCAACCCCAGGTTTGGAGCTAAATCCTATAGAGCCATAGAGCTAAATTGTTCTAGAACTAAGCATTCTAGCGAGCAACATTGAAGTTCGTCTTTCGGGTTTAGGCATATTGAAGTGCTGGCATGGGTGTCTGACGAACCACGTAAGCTAAGTGCATGGGGTACCCCTGAATGGAGTAGATTATGTCGATGCACTTCAAGGCAGTCTCGCGATTCTTATAAGAACGCAGAACTCGCTTACTGCCGTTGGCGTACTGCACACATACTTCCCAGTTCATTGGCTTAGCCTCATTTCGGAGTGTCTTGTGGCTCAGAACTTTATCAAGCCTTCATGAACTATCCTAGGGGCCACATCAGGGCTTTGTACTCAGTGCATTCAATGAACTATATAACTGTAGTGATTTCACGGATTGATTGTTGTTGGAACTGAACCAATTCCTCTACTTTGAAACTTGAATTGCCAAGCACACGTGTGAAATCCCTGTTGTTTTTCCCTGAGAAACAGCAGGGTTATTCGTATGCTGCTTTAGATTTGGAATCAACACGGAAACATTCACTGAGTTACCCCTGTCTGTCAGCTCTGGATGCCATTGGGTCAGGATGACTAGTAAAGCACTACAAACTGCAAGTGTTTGGCAAAGCTACTACCCAAAGTTCTAATCGATCGGCCAGGCTGGAGTTGTGAACTGATATTCAAGAGTGAGATGCGAGCATGATGTTTGACTGCATTATTGTCGGTGCGGGGCCAGCGGGAGGAACTTCCGCTTACCATTTAGCCAAGCAAGGCCGTTCTGTTCTAGTGCTAGAAAAAGAACCCCTACCCCGCTACAAACCTTGTGGAGGCGGAGTCTCGCCTCAAGTTGCGCAGTGGTTTGACTTCGACTTCACGCCAGCGATTTCACTCAAGGTCAACTCCGTGCGCTTCACTTGGAAAATGGAAGACCCAGTGGAAGTTGAGCTAAAAACTCCAGAGCCGATGTGGATGGTGCGGCGAGATGTGTTCGATCACTTCTTGGTACAGCAAGCCCAGAAGCAAGGCGCAGAGCTGCGAGACAACACGGAAGTTACAGGGATTCAGTTTAAGAGCGACCACTGGCAAGTCAATACAGCCGATGGTCCAGTCACTGGGCGCTATCTCATTGCTGCGGACGGTGCTAAAGGTCCAATGGCGAAGTGGCTAGGGTTCAAAGAGCGGAAGCGCCGCTTAGCCGGAGCTTTGGAAGCAGAGGTGCCCGCTCAAGTAGAAAGCGGCAACCCCATTCACTTTGAGTTTGGCATGGTGAAGAATGGCTACATCTGGAACTTCCCTAAAGCCGATGGCTATTCGTTGGGTATTGGTACCTTCCGAGGGGGTGAACCCCAGGATATGAAAGCTTTGCTGGCTGAGTATGCCACGCTGTTTGGCGTGGATGTCAAGTCCAGTCAACAATATGGACATCCGCTCTGCTTGTGGGACGGTAATCAAAAACTGCACACCCAAAATGCGGTGCTAGCGGGAGAAGCTGCTTGTGTGGTTGATCCCTTTACCGCAGAAGGGATTCGGCCTTCTATTTTTAGTGGTATGAAGGCGGCTGAAGCGATTAACCAAGCTCTGACAGGCGATCGCAGTGCTCTAGAGCGCTATACCCAAATCATCAACCAAGAATGGGGCGAAGACATGGCTTGGGCGCAGCGTATTGCGGGTGTCTTCTATCGGGTACCTGGCATTGGCTACAAAGTCGGCATCAAGCGTCCTTCCGCTACAGAACGTATGGGCAAAATTCTCTGCGGTGAACTGCGCTACGCTGATGTCGCCAACCGAGCAATTAAGCGGCTGACTAGCAGCTTGATTCCTGGCATGGGTGGTTAAAAAGCTATAACTCATTCATCACTAGGGCGTACGTGGTGCGCCCTACATTTATTTAGTAGATTGCTGTTGATAAGCGAGATAAACTGCCTCTAAAAACAAATCGGGGGTTGTGTTCGACGGTACTTTTTCCAGCAAAATTATTTCTTTTACTTGACGAGCTAACTGTAAATTGACTTCTGACTGGGCTTTGGATGACATGGCACCCCGGCGCTGCAAGTAGTCTCGAATCACAGCGAAGTCGTCGGGCAGCAAATGGGATAAATCTGCAATTTCGGGTAATTGGGCCGCTAATGCCTCGGCTGCTGGAGAAATAGGAAAAGTGGCAGCAGCAATCGTTTGCTCTTCTTGAATCACCACCGTGCCTGCTGCCCAGTCTCCTAAACGTTTTTCTTGGCGACCTAAAGCAATCAAGAATACGCCTAAGAATAAAGTGTCATCGAAAGGTCGAAGTAAAGCTCGTAAGGTAGCTTGAGCTAAGCCAATGGGCCGTCCGTCATCGCGAATCACCCGAATTTTGGTGTAACGCTTCCCAGGCGTCTGCCCACGCCAAAGGCTTTCAAAGAAGACAAAGTAGCCCACATAGATCACAAAGCCACCCAGAATAGTAATCGCCGTCAACCAAAGATCAACTCCGTTGGCGCTCCCGGTTATTTGTACTACCAAATCTAGAACTTGCTTAGAAACAAATAACCAAACAACTAAGAAGGCAATTAGAAAACCACCTAGGCAGGTGTAATCAATCAGCAACGCGAAGGCCCGATTCCCAATTCCAGCTAGGGTAAATTCCAACTCTACGCTTTCTGGTGTCTGTAGAATAATTCGATTAAAGAAGCGCATGGTCTTTCGTCTGCATAGCTCGGGGTAGGGAGAGATCAGGGATTCGGTGTGGCCGCTGGGGAGAAATATAAAGAGGTTGAGAGATTGGTTAGAGATGCAATGGGGAAGGTTAGCGATCGCGCAATTTCAGCCCTAATCCCTCTCGGCGGCTGCGGAGATCGTAATAAACCACAGCTTTAAGGGCTTGCCAGAACGGCATGATAATCATGCCACTCAACAAGCTCAAGCTCAAAATCAGCACAGAAAAGATAACTGACAAGGCGGAATCAGCGACAGAATCTTGTCCTAGCGCCGCTTGTAAGACACTAATCACCACCTGGAACAAAAGTTGGATAGGAATAGTGATGAGAAATGCGACTGAAACTACACCTACCAATTGCCAAATCAACCCCTGAGATAAGTCCCAACTGCGGCTAATCGCTTTGCTGGCAGTCATGTTGTCCTCAAGGGCTAAAGGAACTTCGACCACCAAAAAGCGGGCGGAAATCCAAAGCAGCCCCACAGTAAAAGCAAGGACGGCGATGACCACAAAAATGCCACCAACCACGGCGGCTAGAACACTGTTTCCCAGGGCAGCGCCAATTACAAATGCCAAAATTCCAACTGCTACTCCTAAAACGATAGAACAGGCCAGAACAATACCGAGGGCAAGTAGCCCAACGAACAGCCCAGCTAACAAAAAACTCCACTTCCGAGCATTCGTTCTCTGTTCAGCGGTATTGGTGCTCTCCGGTTGGTTGACCAATTCCCCAAAAGCTAATCGTGAGATCGACGCCGATAAAGCTGAGTACTTAGCCCAACCGTAAACAGGCACGAGCACCCAGAGATACGCTTTGCAGGCAATGCCAAAATATTGCTTCAGGTGGGAGCTGTAGAGCCGAAAACTCGCACTCACTACATTACCGATGCTGAGCGGTCGCATGGGGCCACCGGGGTTCAAATTTGGAGACGACACTAGCCAAGTTCTCCTGGGAATGAATGGAACCAGATTGACGCTATCTTAGGCTACGCTTAGCTTAGAGCGGAGTGAAAATTTATAAAGTATGAATATTCAGCGCTGGATTGCACGGCGTGAACCCAATTGGAAACGCTTGGATGCGCTACTGAAGCAAGTAGAAAAACGGAGTTTGAAGTCAATCCCAGCCGCTGAAATCAAAGAATTAGCCAGTTTATATCGCTCCGTATCCGCAGATTTGGCCCGCGCCCGCACTAATCAAGTTGGGGCCGCTCTCGTGCAAGACTTGCAAACCCTGGCTTCTCGCGGCTATACGCAGATTTATCAAGGCTCCAGACGACAGGAATGGCAAGCGGCTCTAGACTTTTACCGTTGGGGCTTTCCAGCTTTGGTTCAAGAAACTTGGGCCTACATTGCTTTGGCAACCACGTGTTTTCTGGCTGGATCTTTAGTGGCTTGGTGGTTCGCTTGGCAAGACCCTACCTTTTTGTCGTTGTTGGTACCGAGTGAGCTAATTACCAAAGTGCGAGACAAAGGCGAACTATGGATGGGGTCAATTGTAGGCATTGAACCTCTCGCTTCTACCCGAATTATGACCAACAATCTTTCGGTTTCTTTTGGGGCGATCGCGGGCGGCATGACCGCAGGTCTTTATACCCTGTTTCTCCTAGTTTTCAACGGATTAAGTATTGGGGCGATCGCTACTTTGGTCGGCCAAAATAATTTAGCTTATCCGTTTTGGGCCTTTGTTTTCCCCCACGGCTCACTCGAGTTACCCGCCATCTTTTTGGCTGGAGGCGCAGGGTTATTGATTGCTAGAGGGCTGTTGTTTCCCGGTAAGTACCGCCGTGCGGATGCTCTGCGGCTGTATGGCCTTAAGGCAGCTCAGTTAACCTATGGCATTGTGCCTATGCTAATCATTGCAGGAACGATTGAAGGCTTTTTCTCTCCTAGCCCTGTCATTCCATCCCCTTTCAAATATTTGGTTGGTATGGGTCTTTTTACACTTCTATTAATATATTGCAGCCGTAGAAAGCCAACAGGGCAGACAGGCTAAAGCTGATTACGGGCTTTTAGTTGCAGGTAGCGATCGACCAATTGCTCAGTAATTTGATTCGCAGGTGCGTCTAGAACTAGCACGCCTTTTTGACGTAGCTCGGCGAAAGCGACTTGACGTTGGGCCAATAGATCTAAAGCCACAGCACGGCTATAAGCAGAGGTAACATCCTCAGTTAGCTGGTGGGCTTGTTGATCAACTTGGGGGTCGCGCAGCGTGACGCAAAAAGGTAAATAACGAGGTTTGAGGCGGGCGAGAGCGGCTAATAACTCAGCAGAAGCAGTTGTATCAATGACGTCTGTAATCACTACGACTAGGGCGCGGCGAGTTTGCTGATTGACCATGCGAGTCACAGCTCCCAAATAGTCTGGTTCCAATAACTCTGGTTGCATCGGCGTTAAACGCTCAATCAGCTTGGTGAGATGGTGCTGACCTCGCTCTGGCGGAATCCAGGTGTGAAGCTGGCGATCGAACACTCCTACCCCCACGCGGTCGCCCCGATTCAGACCTGCCAAAGCTAGAGACAATGTGGCGTTCAAACCCCAGTCAAATCGAGTTAAGCCATGAACTCGCGCGGTCATCAAGCGGCCTCGATCCAGCAAGACAATCAGGGTTTGCTCTTGCTCTGGCTCCAACACCCGCACCAAGGGACGGCTGCGACGAGCGGTAGCTTTCCAGTCAATCAAACGCGGATCATCTCCTAAGCCATATTCTCGTAACTCGGCAAATTCAGTGCCCATGCCTAAACGTCGGGCTTGGCGAATGGCTCCGGTGGATTGCAAAGTCAGGCGGATTGAGAGCGATCGCAACCCCAACAAGTCTGGATAAATATCCACGGTCTGGGTTTGCGGCACTTGCCAATCTCGCCATGCCAACCCCCAAGCTCCTAGTTGCCGCACCTGCAAATCGCCCCATTGAAACTGCCCCCGTTGCGTGGGGTGAATGGTATAAGTTAGCTCCTGGCTACTATTGGCGAGCAAGGTGGCTTGGAGGCTAGAGGCTGAAACGTTAAATGCTACTGGATAAGCATCTCGGACTTGAATCCTGGCAGGTTGATCTCCTGTTTGCACAGCCAACACCACCGGATTATCTCGACCAATCGAGAGACGATGCAGCGGTTGTCGCTCAATTTTGACTTGGTGCGATCGCACCTGCCGAGCATCCCAAAAGGCCAACCCCAGAACCACAGCATCAAACAGCAGCAACGCCAACACAGCTATCCTAAGCTGCACCTCTCCAGGCAAAACCACCGCAAAGACAGTCGCGATCGCCATGCCAAGGAGGAGTAAACCGTAAACTCGCCACGAAGGAATCATCTTGGTACTGGAACTTGATTGAGGACTGAGCCAATGACGCTGTCGATTTTGAGGCCGTCGAGTTGGGCTTCGGGGCGGAGGATGAGGCGATGGCGGAGAAGGGGAGGTGCGATCGCTTTGATGTCGTCGGGGGTGACGAAATCTCGCCCAGAAAGCCACGCTTGGGCTTTGCTCACTTGCAACCAGGCGACAGCAGCACGAGGGGAAGCGCCTAAAGCTAAATCGGGATGTTGTCGGGTACGTTGTACTACAGCCAGCAAATAATCCAATACAGGCTCCTCGACTTTGACCGCTTGAGCCGCTTGGCGAGCTTGCAGAATTTGCTCAACTGAGGCGATCGCTTTGAGCCGAGCCAAATCCAAACGGCGAGATTGGAAACCTGCTTGGCTGTTCAGCAGCATTTGTTTTTCGGCTTTAACGTCTGGGTAGTCAACTAAGAGTTTGAATAAAAAGCGGTCTAGCTGCGCTTCTGGAAGCGGATAGGTGCCTTCAAATTCCAGCGAGTTTTGCGTTGCAATCACCCAGAACAACGACGGTAACGGCATGCTTTCGCCATCTAGGGTCACCTGTTGTTCTTCCATCGCTTCTAGCAGAGCGGCTTGAGTTTTGGGTGGCGTACGGTTGACTTCGTCTGCCAGCAAGATTTCGGTAAAAACTGGCCCCTTCTTCAGCACAAAACTGCGCGTGTTCAGGTCGAAAATATTCGTCCCCAAGATGTCGGACGGCAAAATGTCGGGGGTGAGCTGAATGCGGCGGAAATCGGCTTGGACCAGTTGGGCCAACACTTTGACTAAAAGGGTTTTGCCTGTACCGGGTACGCCTTCTAGGATTACATGGCCGTTGGCGAGTAAAGCGATGAGCAGTTGTCGCACCAGAGCAGGCTGACCCACAATAACTTGGCTCAGAGCCTGACCTAGGCGAGTGATTACCGCATGCGTTTCTGTCATAGGTGATTTAATAGCGAGGCAGATGATGGCGAACAGTCTGAATTTTTTCTAACCAAGTCAGCAAGTCGCGATCGCTGACTCGTTGACCGCGCGATCGCAGTTGTAGCATGTCTGCTAGTTCTGTGGCAGGTCGTCCGGTTTGTTGGGTCCAGGCGGTGAGCAGAGTTTCCGGGTCTAATAATTGGTTGCCCAACCCTAAAGCTCGTTGCACTTGTAATTGCTCTTCTTTACGAATCGTGTCAATCACAAACTCGCTGGATTACGCCTTGTAGAGGGCTCCTGCCAAAGCTTCGATATAGGCCTTGCTGTTATCCACAGCGGGAGTCGTGACTGGAATCGGCTGACCAAAGCGGCGATTGTGTGCCCAAATGCCTAAGAGCAGCAATACTCCCACTTGAATGAATCCAGGCAAGAGAGCAGTGTTGGCTAAATAAGCTAGAAAGCTGCGCGATCGCTTTTCTGAACCTGAACCTGAACCTGTAGCATCAGCAGGGTCACGATAGCCGTGCAGATATTCATCGACCCAAATTGACTGTTTGGGCTGAGTCACCAGTTGAGCTAGAAATTCATAGTTGCCGCGATCGTCTTGATAGGCGTTGGCTGCAAGATGGGGTGTAGTGGCCCAAACGACTCGACCTTGACCCAAAGATTCTTGCCAAACCACGGCCCCAAAGCGATCGCCCAGGACTAGGCTGGTGGTGCCCTGCTTCGGTAAGTAATGCCGTCGTCGAGTTTCCACTCGCACGTTGCCGACTTCACTGGTTTGCCAGGTGCGGAAAGTTGCCTCGGTGACAGGAGCATGGGCACCTAAAACGACTAGCGTATTGCCTGCCTCTACCCAAGCTTTTTGGTTCTCGTCGAGGGACGCTACCTTCAGCCTGCTGTTAATTTGTAACAGCGTGATCTTGCCCTGGTTCGCTGAGCTGGGTTGCTTTTGAGCTAATTGCTCAAACGGTTGCTGCCAACGCTGGATGGGAGTGCCGCGATCGCTCATGAAACTGTACCAAGCACCGTAACCATCGGGAGCGCGGCTATAAGTTGAACCACTACGGGAAGCACTTTGAGTCGGAGCACTCAGCAAGGTGAGTAGAGCGATCGCTCCAATGACCAAAGCCCCAAACCACATTTGTCGTCGAGAGAGATTTTGCGCAGGATTCATCAAGAGCGTCTCCCAGCAGGCATGCGGTTCTCGATTTCTCGCCTCTCAATTTCTTGGTAGGCTGTTTGGCAACGATTTAACGTCTCGAGCGAAATCGCCATATTGTTAAACCGCATTTGTTCGTGCGTCGTAATCAATAGCTGGTAAAGCGGCGCTTGGGGAAAATGCTGCACCAACTGCCAATACTCCCCATCGGTGCGGCTAGCCTCCAAGGGCACTAAGTTGGATTCACTCAAGTGTTGCAGCAGCGCAAAATACAAGTCTTGGAAGGCTTCCGGGTAGTTGCCTCGACGATGCGAATCCTGCGATCGCTGAAACCATCCGGCGGCATCAAGTTGGCTAACTTGGGCGTTGATGTTTGAGTGGGCTTCTGGTCGCTGTAACCAGAAAAGCAACTTTAAGCTACGTAGGGATGGCAAAAATGTTTGTAACAGCTGCCAAGTTAGCCAAAGCAAACAAAATCCCACTAGCAGCCAAAAGACGACCCGGACAAGGAATTCGATCGCATCCGTTAGCCAACTGGGTAAAGTCTGCGGCGTTTGGTCATTGGAGCTACTGAAGAGTTTATTCAGTTGCAGCTCAATCCACTCTCCCGGCTGCCGCAACAACTGCTGGGTCTGCCAGCCAATGTTAGTCTTCTCAAAGGAACCTGTTGGCATGAATGCATACCATCTGGGAAGAAAGGGTACGGTTTTGCCCTATTATCAACGATTCCTGAGCTTTGGCCTATGGGTACCGTAGTGCTGTGGGGCAATCGCTCAATCGTGCTTGCGACTGATACAAATTCTTGCGATGCCCCGGACCCTGTTTAAGTAGATCTGTAAGCGTAAAATGACCATTTATTTTTACAAGGTTGGCGACCCCTACGGCTGTTTTTCTAATTTTTCTGCCCATCCCATTTTTATTGATGATCAAAGCTGGTCCACTGTTGAGCATTATTACCAATCCCAGAAGTTTTTTGGAACTGAACACGAAGCTCTGATCATGACCATTCGGGCCGTGAAAACGCCTGAAGAAGCCGCTGCTTTAGGTCGCGATCGCTGCCGAGTATTCCGGGAGGATTGGGAGCAAGTAAAAGCAGAAATTATGTATCAAGCAGTTTTAACTAAATTTTTGACGCATTTAGATATTCAATCTGTTTTGCTCTCCACTAATGAATTACTAATCGTAGAAGACTCACCCACAGATTACTATTGGGGCTGCGGCTCAGAGCGGACTGGGCAGAATCAGCTCGGCAAGATTTTGATGCAAGTGCGCCAAGAAGTTCGACAGCAATTGGCTGAATAACTAACTTCAAGCTTAATGACAAGAAATAAATTGCTTCCCTAAAAGTCTCAATTAAATCTCTCTAGACGTGAAAGCCTCCAGGCAATTAGTTGATTTTTTCTAATTGACTTCTAGATACTTTTACTGATTCCAATATCAATTAGAAACAGGCAAAATGTTATAGGCCTTTTTGGCTTTTTAGGCCTACTCAGCTTTTAAGTAATTCACTAGAGAACATACAGGAAATGCAGGATTTACGACCCACGGTAGATCGTTCAGGTCAAGAGGTTTTACTCCACAAAATTACCACCTGCATTCGGCAATCTCTCGAATTATCAGAAATTTTGACTGCGACCGTTAAAGAAATGCGGTCTTTCTTAAACACCGATCGCGTCATGATCTATCGCTTTCATCCCGATGAAAGTGGTGAAGTTATTGCTGAATCTATTGAGCGCGATCGCTTGCCTTCACTGTTAGGTCTCAACTTTCCGGCTGATGATATTCCGCCACGAGCCCGCGAGTTATTCCTCAAGGCTCGCCAGCGCTCTATCGTAGACCTCGCTTCCGAACAAATTGGTTCAAGCCCTTTAGATAACCCAGAGACAGGGTTGCCTCTCCAGGCAGAAGATATTCGTTATCGTCCTGTAGACCCTTGCCACATCGCTTACCTAACGGCAATGGGCGTGAAATCTTCCTTGGTCGTGCCGATTTTGCATCAAGATGCCCGGACCCAGACTGGCGAACCGATGCTTTGGGGGTTATTGGTATCTCATCATGCCCAACCCCGAATTATTGCTGAGTCGGAGCTTCAGGTAGTACAGCAAGTGGCTGACCAAGTTTCGATTGCGATCGCCCAAGCAGAATT
Coding sequences within it:
- the pyrH gene encoding UMP kinase, with the translated sequence MGIVYQRVLFKLSGEALMGDLAYGIDPAVVQAIAQEVSDVVATGVQVAIVVGGGNIFRGVKGAAAGMDRATADYIGMIATVMNAMTLQDSLEQMGVPTRVQTAIAMQEVAEPYIRRRAIRHLEKGRVVIFGAGSGNPFFTTDTTAALRAAEISADVLFKATKVDGVYDSDPHQNPNARRYQSLTYAHVLQQDLRVMDSTAIALCKDNNIPIIVFDLSVRGNILRAVTGETIGTIVGGSCEIS
- the frr gene encoding ribosome recycling factor, with the protein product MQKAVESTQRSFNTIRTGRANTSLLDRVMVEYYGAPTSLKSLATINTPDASTITVQPFDRGSLNLIEKAISLSDIGLTPSNDGSTIRLNIPPLTSDRRKELVKLAAKFAEEGKVSVRNVRRDAVDSVRKQEKAGEVSEDEARDLQDKIQKLTDKYIARIEEVLAEKEKDITTV
- a CDS encoding family 2 glycosyl transferase is translated as MNWEVCVQYANGSKRVLRSYKNRETALKCIDIIYSIQGYPMHLAYVVRQTPMPALQYA
- a CDS encoding geranylgeranyl reductase family protein, whose amino-acid sequence is MMFDCIIVGAGPAGGTSAYHLAKQGRSVLVLEKEPLPRYKPCGGGVSPQVAQWFDFDFTPAISLKVNSVRFTWKMEDPVEVELKTPEPMWMVRRDVFDHFLVQQAQKQGAELRDNTEVTGIQFKSDHWQVNTADGPVTGRYLIAADGAKGPMAKWLGFKERKRRLAGALEAEVPAQVESGNPIHFEFGMVKNGYIWNFPKADGYSLGIGTFRGGEPQDMKALLAEYATLFGVDVKSSQQYGHPLCLWDGNQKLHTQNAVLAGEAACVVDPFTAEGIRPSIFSGMKAAEAINQALTGDRSALERYTQIINQEWGEDMAWAQRIAGVFYRVPGIGYKVGIKRPSATERMGKILCGELRYADVANRAIKRLTSSLIPGMGG
- a CDS encoding RDD family protein gives rise to the protein MRFFNRIILQTPESVELEFTLAGIGNRAFALLIDYTCLGGFLIAFLVVWLFVSKQVLDLVVQITGSANGVDLWLTAITILGGFVIYVGYFVFFESLWRGQTPGKRYTKIRVIRDDGRPIGLAQATLRALLRPFDDTLFLGVFLIALGRQEKRLGDWAAGTVVIQEEQTIAAATFPISPAAEALAAQLPEIADLSHLLPDDFAVIRDYLQRRGAMSSKAQSEVNLQLARQVKEIILLEKVPSNTTPDLFLEAVYLAYQQQSTK
- a CDS encoding DUF975 domain-containing protein encodes the protein MSSPNLNPGGPMRPLSIGNVVSASFRLYSSHLKQYFGIACKAYLWVLVPVYGWAKYSALSASISRLAFGELVNQPESTNTAEQRTNARKWSFLLAGLFVGLLALGIVLACSIVLGVAVGILAFVIGAALGNSVLAAVVGGIFVVIAVLAFTVGLLWISARFLVVEVPLALEDNMTASKAISRSWDLSQGLIWQLVGVVSVAFLITIPIQLLFQVVISVLQAALGQDSVADSALSVIFSVLILSLSLLSGMIIMPFWQALKAVVYYDLRSRREGLGLKLRDR
- a CDS encoding stage II sporulation protein M; this encodes MNIQRWIARREPNWKRLDALLKQVEKRSLKSIPAAEIKELASLYRSVSADLARARTNQVGAALVQDLQTLASRGYTQIYQGSRRQEWQAALDFYRWGFPALVQETWAYIALATTCFLAGSLVAWWFAWQDPTFLSLLVPSELITKVRDKGELWMGSIVGIEPLASTRIMTNNLSVSFGAIAGGMTAGLYTLFLLVFNGLSIGAIATLVGQNNLAYPFWAFVFPHGSLELPAIFLAGGAGLLIARGLLFPGKYRRADALRLYGLKAAQLTYGIVPMLIIAGTIEGFFSPSPVIPSPFKYLVGMGLFTLLLIYCSRRKPTGQTG
- a CDS encoding DUF58 domain-containing protein encodes the protein MIPSWRVYGLLLLGMAIATVFAVVLPGEVQLRIAVLALLLFDAVVLGLAFWDARQVRSHQVKIERQPLHRLSIGRDNPVVLAVQTGDQPARIQVRDAYPVAFNVSASSLQATLLANSSQELTYTIHPTQRGQFQWGDLQVRQLGAWGLAWRDWQVPQTQTVDIYPDLLGLRSLSIRLTLQSTGAIRQARRLGMGTEFAELREYGLGDDPRLIDWKATARRSRPLVRVLEPEQEQTLIVLLDRGRLMTARVHGLTRFDWGLNATLSLALAGLNRGDRVGVGVFDRQLHTWIPPERGQHHLTKLIERLTPMQPELLEPDYLGAVTRMVNQQTRRALVVVITDVIDTTASAELLAALARLKPRYLPFCVTLRDPQVDQQAHQLTEDVTSAYSRAVALDLLAQRQVAFAELRQKGVLVLDAPANQITEQLVDRYLQLKARNQL
- a CDS encoding MoxR family ATPase encodes the protein MTETHAVITRLGQALSQVIVGQPALVRQLLIALLANGHVILEGVPGTGKTLLVKVLAQLVQADFRRIQLTPDILPSDILGTNIFDLNTRSFVLKKGPVFTEILLADEVNRTPPKTQAALLEAMEEQQVTLDGESMPLPSLFWVIATQNSLEFEGTYPLPEAQLDRFLFKLLVDYPDVKAEKQMLLNSQAGFQSRRLDLARLKAIASVEQILQARQAAQAVKVEEPVLDYLLAVVQRTRQHPDLALGASPRAAVAWLQVSKAQAWLSGRDFVTPDDIKAIAPPLLRHRLILRPEAQLDGLKIDSVIGSVLNQVPVPR
- a CDS encoding DUF4350 domain-containing protein translates to MNPAQNLSRRQMWFGALVIGAIALLTLLSAPTQSASRSGSTYSRAPDGYGAWYSFMSDRGTPIQRWQQPFEQLAQKQPSSANQGKITLLQINSRLKVASLDENQKAWVEAGNTLVVLGAHAPVTEATFRTWQTSEVGNVRVETRRRHYLPKQGTTSLVLGDRFGAVVWQESLGQGRVVWATTPHLAANAYQDDRGNYEFLAQLVTQPKQSIWVDEYLHGYRDPADATGSGSGSEKRSRSFLAYLANTALLPGFIQVGVLLLLGIWAHNRRFGQPIPVTTPAVDNSKAYIEALAGALYKA
- a CDS encoding DUF4129 domain-containing protein, which encodes MPTGSFEKTNIGWQTQQLLRQPGEWIELQLNKLFSSSNDQTPQTLPSWLTDAIEFLVRVVFWLLVGFCLLWLTWQLLQTFLPSLRSLKLLFWLQRPEAHSNINAQVSQLDAAGWFQRSQDSHRRGNYPEAFQDLYFALLQHLSESNLVPLEASRTDGEYWQLVQHFPQAPLYQLLITTHEQMRFNNMAISLETLNRCQTAYQEIERREIENRMPAGRRS
- a CDS encoding NADAR family protein gives rise to the protein MTIYFYKVGDPYGCFSNFSAHPIFIDDQSWSTVEHYYQSQKFFGTEHEALIMTIRAVKTPEEAAALGRDRCRVFREDWEQVKAEIMYQAVLTKFLTHLDIQSVLLSTNELLIVEDSPTDYYWGCGSERTGQNQLGKILMQVRQEVRQQLAE